One stretch of Deltaproteobacteria bacterium DNA includes these proteins:
- a CDS encoding cytochrome c, whose protein sequence is MRRKTRRDKRYEAVWLALALWTVVHLSPAGAAEDPVARGKYLVRAGLCIACHTDYKNKGAELAGGYAIEVPFGKIYSTNITPDPETGIGGWSDEEFLRAMRQGIGRGGEHLFPAFPYTSFTNMTDEDILALKAYLSTVKPVRRENREPELTVPFGWRFLLAGWKWRYFDEGPWTPDPGKPAQWNRGAYLVRAVTHCAECHTPRDWAGGLDRDLLMAGAADGPEGETAPNITPHKETGAGDWSVEDMVELLKSSYKPDGDNVQGLMERVIIHGYEHMTDEDLSAIAVYLRSLPAIDNRIE, encoded by the coding sequence GTGAGACGCAAGACTCGGCGCGACAAGAGATACGAGGCCGTCTGGTTGGCGCTGGCGCTCTGGACGGTGGTGCACCTGTCCCCGGCGGGTGCGGCTGAGGACCCCGTGGCGCGGGGGAAATACCTCGTCCGGGCCGGTCTGTGCATCGCCTGCCACACCGACTACAAGAACAAGGGCGCGGAGCTTGCCGGCGGCTACGCCATCGAGGTCCCCTTCGGCAAGATCTACAGCACCAACATCACGCCGGACCCCGAGACCGGCATCGGCGGGTGGAGCGACGAAGAGTTCCTCCGGGCCATGCGCCAGGGCATTGGCCGCGGGGGCGAGCACCTGTTCCCGGCCTTCCCCTACACCTCCTTCACCAACATGACCGACGAGGACATCCTCGCCCTCAAGGCCTATCTGTCCACGGTCAAGCCCGTGCGCAGGGAGAACCGGGAGCCCGAGCTGACGGTGCCCTTCGGCTGGCGCTTCCTGCTGGCGGGGTGGAAGTGGCGCTACTTCGACGAGGGCCCGTGGACCCCCGATCCGGGCAAGCCGGCCCAGTGGAACCGCGGCGCCTATCTGGTCCGGGCGGTGACGCACTGCGCGGAGTGTCACACGCCCCGGGACTGGGCCGGCGGACTCGACCGGGACCTTCTGATGGCCGGGGCGGCCGACGGCCCCGAGGGTGAAACCGCACCCAACATCACGCCGCACAAGGAGACCGGGGCGGGCGACTGGTCGGTGGAGGACATGGTGGAGTTGCTCAAGAGCAGCTACAAGCCCGACGGCGACAACGTCCAGGGCCTCATGGAGCGGGTCATCATCCATGGCTACGAGCACATGACCGACGAAGACCTCAGCGCCATCGCCGTCTACCTGCGCTCGCTGCCGGCCATCGACAACCGCATCGAGTGA
- a CDS encoding Xaa-Pro peptidase family protein: MPCDPDYLSFSDAEYERRHAAVRARMDRMGLEAVVFYGSRTAPDIHYLSNWLATSEAYFVYLRQGEATLFVQLSNHLPNARRMAVVDDVRFGGSSPTGSVDSVPRVLENLKDRGLEKATVGLCGNVPYRHYLRLVEALPEVEWKDFSAEMRDQRQVKSAEEIERLRQAAAMSDDSVAALTEHARPGIPEHELARIVEDVYLGKGGINGIHFMITTSMHDPRGGVPQQHLSNRILRKGDVLVTEISTNYAGYTGQVLRTFTIGEEPTPEYRRLHDVAMEAFDRIAGVIKAGAGTEEVLKAADVVHERGFTVYDDVVHGASQLPPILRTSTTSRGAPPDFRFETDMCLVIQPNVVTEDGLRGVQFGEMMRVTDTGLEKMHDCPRELIVCRNG, from the coding sequence ATGCCTTGTGATCCCGACTACCTCAGCTTTTCCGACGCGGAGTACGAGCGCCGCCATGCGGCGGTGCGGGCGCGCATGGACCGCATGGGCCTGGAGGCCGTGGTGTTCTACGGCAGCCGTACGGCGCCGGACATCCACTACCTGAGCAACTGGCTTGCCACCTCCGAGGCATACTTCGTCTACCTGCGCCAGGGGGAGGCCACCCTGTTCGTGCAACTGTCCAACCACCTGCCCAATGCCAGGCGCATGGCCGTCGTGGATGACGTCCGTTTCGGGGGATCGAGCCCCACGGGCTCGGTGGATTCGGTGCCGCGGGTGCTGGAGAACCTGAAGGACCGGGGGCTTGAGAAGGCTACGGTGGGGCTTTGCGGCAACGTTCCCTACCGGCACTATCTGCGCCTGGTGGAGGCCCTGCCCGAAGTCGAGTGGAAGGACTTCAGCGCTGAGATGCGCGACCAGCGCCAAGTGAAGAGCGCCGAGGAGATCGAGCGGCTGCGCCAGGCCGCGGCCATGAGCGACGACTCGGTGGCGGCGCTCACCGAGCACGCGCGACCCGGCATCCCCGAGCACGAGCTGGCGCGGATCGTCGAGGACGTCTACCTGGGCAAGGGCGGCATCAACGGCATCCACTTCATGATCACCACATCCATGCACGACCCCAGGGGCGGCGTGCCCCAGCAGCATCTCTCCAACCGCATCCTGCGGAAGGGCGACGTGCTGGTCACCGAGATCAGCACCAACTACGCCGGCTACACCGGCCAGGTCCTGCGCACCTTCACCATCGGCGAGGAACCCACCCCCGAGTACAGGCGCCTCCACGACGTGGCCATGGAGGCCTTCGACCGCATCGCCGGCGTCATCAAGGCCGGTGCCGGAACCGAAGAGGTGCTAAAGGCGGCGGACGTGGTCCACGAACGCGGCTTCACGGTCTACGACGACGTGGTCCACGGCGCCAGCCAGTTGCCGCCGATCCTGCGGACGTCGACGACCAGCCGCGGGGCGCCGCCCGACTTCCGTTTCGAGACGGACATGTGCCTGGTGATCCAGCCCAACGTGGTGACCGAGGACGGCTTGCGCGGGGTGCAGTTCGGCGAGATGATGCGGGTGACCGATACCGGGCTGGAAAAGATGCACGACTGCCCGCGGGAGCTGATCGTGTGCCGCAACGGATGA